A part of Winslowiella toletana genomic DNA contains:
- a CDS encoding enolase C-terminal domain-like protein, producing MNTQSTPVITDMKVIPVAGYDSMLLNIGGAHGAFFTRNIVVLTDSAGHTGVGEAPGGEVIYQTLVDAIEQVKGHQVARMNRLVQQVHQGNQSADFTTFGNGAWTFELRVNAVAALEAALLDLLGQCLQVPVAELLGPGKQRDEVTVLGYLFYIGDREKTDLPYLNGENASHDWYRLRHQAAMDSAAVVRLAEAAQDKYGFKDFKLKGGVLPGEQEIDAVKALKQRFPDARITVDPNGAWLLDEAIELCKGMQGILTYAEDPCGAEQGYSGREVMAEFRRATGLPVATNMIATNWREMNHAVMLNAVDIPLADPHFWTLSGAVRVAQLCDEWGLTWGCHSNNHFDISLAMFTHVGAAAPGKPTAIDTHWIWQEGDQRLTKEPLQIRNGRIAVPDKPGLGIELDWQRLEQAHALYKTLPAGSRNDAAAMQYLVPGWKFDRKRPVFGR from the coding sequence ATGAACACGCAAAGCACCCCGGTGATTACCGATATGAAAGTGATCCCGGTTGCCGGTTATGACAGCATGCTGCTGAATATTGGCGGCGCCCACGGCGCCTTCTTTACCCGCAATATTGTGGTGCTGACCGACAGCGCCGGTCATACCGGTGTCGGTGAAGCACCGGGCGGCGAAGTGATTTATCAGACGCTGGTGGATGCGATTGAGCAGGTAAAAGGGCATCAGGTGGCGCGGATGAACCGGCTGGTACAGCAGGTGCACCAGGGCAATCAGTCGGCGGATTTCACTACCTTTGGTAACGGCGCCTGGACCTTTGAGCTGCGGGTCAATGCGGTGGCGGCGCTGGAAGCGGCGCTGCTGGATCTGCTCGGTCAGTGCTTGCAGGTGCCGGTAGCGGAGCTGCTGGGCCCGGGCAAGCAGCGTGATGAAGTGACGGTGCTGGGTTATCTGTTTTATATCGGCGACCGTGAAAAGACCGACCTGCCATATCTTAACGGCGAAAACGCCAGCCACGACTGGTATCGCCTGCGTCATCAGGCAGCGATGGACAGCGCCGCAGTAGTACGTCTGGCCGAAGCGGCGCAGGATAAATACGGTTTTAAAGATTTCAAACTAAAAGGCGGCGTACTGCCGGGCGAGCAGGAGATCGATGCGGTAAAAGCGCTGAAACAGCGTTTCCCGGATGCGCGTATTACCGTGGATCCGAACGGCGCCTGGCTGCTGGATGAAGCGATTGAGCTGTGCAAAGGGATGCAGGGCATTCTGACCTACGCGGAAGATCCCTGTGGTGCTGAACAGGGCTATTCCGGCCGTGAAGTGATGGCGGAATTTCGCCGCGCCACTGGCTTACCGGTGGCCACCAATATGATCGCCACTAACTGGCGCGAGATGAACCATGCGGTAATGCTGAACGCAGTGGATATCCCGCTGGCGGATCCGCACTTCTGGACCTTAAGCGGTGCGGTGCGTGTGGCGCAGCTGTGCGATGAGTGGGGACTGACCTGGGGTTGCCACTCCAACAATCACTTCGATATTTCACTGGCGATGTTTACCCATGTCGGCGCAGCCGCGCCCGGCAAACCGACCGCCATAGATACCCACTGGATCTGGCAGGAGGGCGATCAGCGCCTGACCAAAGAACCTCTGCAGATCCGCAATGGCAGGATTGCAGTGCCGGATAAACCAGGGCTCGGCATTGAGCTGGACTGGCAGCGGCTGGAGCAGGCGCATGCGTTATATAAAACGCTGCCTGCGGGGTCGCGCAACGACGCGGCGGCGATGCAGTATCTGGTGCCGGGCTGGAAATTTGATCGTAAACGTCCGGTGTTTGGACGCTAA
- a CDS encoding MFS transporter — translation MNSVSQAASAVQKRTNARYWIVVMLFIVTSFNYGDRATISIAGSAMSKDIGLDSVGLGYIFSAFSWAYVIGQIPGGWLLDRFGSKRVYFWSIFIWSLFTLLQGFVDIFSGFGIVVSLFVLRFMVGLAEAPSFPGNSRIVAAWFPAQERGTAVSIFNSAQYFATVIFAPIMGWLTSEVGWAHVFWFMGGLGIIISFIWLKVIHDPNDHPGVNKAELEYMEQGGALINMDQKNESHKVSWAEKRSQIKQLVTSRMMLGIYLGQYCINALTYFFITWFPVYLVQARGMSILKAGFIASVPAICGFLGGVLGGVISDWLMRKTGSLNIARKTPIVLGMLLSISMVVCNYVDTEAVVVFFMALAFFGKGIGALGWAVMADTAPKEISGLSGGLFNMFGNVSGIVTPIAIGYIIATTGSYNGALIYVGIHAFVAVLSYLVLVGDIKRIELKVKA, via the coding sequence ATGAATTCTGTCAGCCAGGCCGCGAGCGCAGTACAGAAAAGAACTAACGCGCGCTATTGGATCGTGGTGATGTTATTTATCGTCACCTCATTTAACTATGGCGACCGTGCAACCATTTCCATTGCCGGCTCCGCCATGTCTAAAGATATCGGGCTGGATTCAGTGGGTCTGGGCTATATCTTCTCGGCTTTTTCCTGGGCGTATGTCATCGGTCAGATCCCTGGCGGCTGGTTACTGGACCGCTTCGGCTCGAAACGGGTCTATTTCTGGAGCATCTTTATCTGGTCGCTGTTCACCCTGTTGCAGGGCTTTGTCGACATTTTTTCCGGCTTCGGCATTGTGGTTTCCCTGTTTGTCCTGCGCTTTATGGTCGGTCTGGCTGAAGCGCCCTCCTTCCCCGGCAACAGTCGCATTGTGGCGGCATGGTTCCCGGCGCAGGAGCGCGGCACAGCGGTGTCGATTTTTAACTCCGCGCAGTACTTCGCCACGGTGATCTTCGCGCCGATTATGGGCTGGTTAACCTCTGAAGTGGGCTGGGCGCATGTGTTCTGGTTTATGGGCGGCCTCGGCATCATTATCAGCTTTATCTGGCTGAAAGTGATCCACGATCCGAATGACCATCCCGGCGTCAATAAAGCTGAGCTGGAGTATATGGAGCAGGGCGGCGCGCTGATCAATATGGATCAGAAGAATGAGTCGCACAAAGTCAGCTGGGCCGAAAAGCGTTCTCAGATTAAGCAGCTGGTCACTTCGCGCATGATGCTGGGCATCTATCTCGGCCAGTACTGTATCAACGCTTTAACCTACTTCTTTATCACCTGGTTCCCGGTCTATCTGGTGCAGGCGCGCGGCATGTCAATTCTGAAAGCCGGATTTATCGCCTCGGTTCCGGCAATTTGCGGCTTCCTCGGCGGCGTGCTGGGCGGGGTGATCTCCGACTGGCTGATGCGCAAAACCGGCTCGCTGAATATCGCCCGCAAAACGCCGATTGTGCTCGGCATGCTGTTATCGATTTCGATGGTGGTGTGTAACTACGTCGATACCGAAGCCGTAGTGGTGTTCTTTATGGCGCTGGCATTCTTTGGTAAAGGCATCGGCGCGCTGGGCTGGGCGGTGATGGCGGATACCGCGCCGAAAGAGATCAGCGGCCTGAGCGGCGGACTGTTCAATATGTTCGGTAACGTCTCCGGCATTGTGACGCCGATTGCGATTGGTTACATCATCGCCACCACCGGTTCCTATAACGGCGCGCTGATATACGTCGGCATCCATGCTTTTGTCGCGGTGCTCAGTTATCTGGTGCTGGTCGGCGATATCAAACGTATTGAACTGAAAGTTAAAGCTTAG
- the garD gene encoding galactarate dehydratase translates to MNKITDEVPLYIKVHETDNVAIVVNNNGLPAGTTFSCGLQLIEHVPQGHKVALSHIASGGNIIRYGEVIGYALRDIARGSWIDESLVALPEAPPLASLPLANRIPEPLPALEGYSFLGYRNADGSVGTRNLLGITTSVHCVAGVVDYVVNIIERELLPRYPNVDGVVALNHLYGCGVAINAPAAVIPIRTIHNLALNANFGGEVMIVSLGCEKLQPEKLLTGTEDVQAISLDDQDIVRLQDEKLVGFQAMVQEILQVAERHLQRLNQRQREVCPASELIVGMQCGGSDAFSGVTANPAVGFASDLLVRCGATVMFSEVTEVRDAIHLLTPRVVNQAVGKRLLEEMAWYDDYLNQGKTDRSANPSPGNKKGGLANVVEKALGSIAKSGRSAIAEVLSPGQRPTQRGLIYAATPASDFVCGTQQMASGITLQVFTTGRGTPYGLAAIPVIKMATRNALFERWHDLMDINAGTIATGEESIEQVGWRLFELILDIASGRKQTWSDRWGIRNALAVFNPAPVT, encoded by the coding sequence ATGAATAAAATAACCGATGAAGTCCCTCTTTATATAAAGGTGCATGAAACGGATAACGTGGCAATTGTGGTAAATAATAACGGCCTGCCTGCAGGCACCACTTTTAGCTGCGGTTTGCAATTAATTGAGCATGTCCCACAGGGACATAAAGTGGCGTTAAGTCATATCGCCAGCGGCGGCAATATTATTCGTTATGGTGAGGTGATTGGTTATGCGCTGCGTGATATTGCGCGCGGCAGCTGGATTGACGAATCGCTGGTGGCGCTGCCCGAAGCACCACCGCTGGCCAGCTTACCGCTGGCGAATCGTATTCCCGAACCACTTCCGGCGCTGGAAGGTTACAGTTTCCTTGGTTATCGCAATGCTGACGGCAGCGTCGGCACGCGTAATCTGCTGGGCATCACCACCAGCGTCCACTGCGTGGCGGGGGTGGTTGACTATGTGGTCAATATTATTGAGCGAGAGTTACTGCCGCGTTACCCCAATGTCGATGGCGTGGTGGCGCTTAATCATCTGTATGGTTGCGGCGTGGCGATTAACGCGCCGGCAGCAGTGATCCCGATCCGCACCATTCATAACCTCGCGCTGAATGCTAATTTCGGCGGCGAAGTGATGATCGTCAGTCTTGGCTGCGAGAAGCTGCAACCGGAAAAACTGCTGACCGGCACCGAGGATGTGCAGGCCATCTCCCTCGACGATCAAGATATTGTGCGTTTGCAGGATGAAAAACTGGTTGGCTTCCAGGCGATGGTGCAGGAGATTTTACAGGTCGCTGAACGTCATTTGCAGCGGCTGAATCAGCGCCAGCGCGAAGTCTGCCCGGCATCAGAGCTGATTGTGGGTATGCAGTGCGGCGGCAGCGATGCGTTCTCCGGTGTGACCGCTAATCCGGCGGTGGGATTTGCTTCCGATCTGCTGGTGCGTTGTGGCGCAACGGTGATGTTTTCCGAAGTCACCGAAGTGCGTGACGCCATTCATCTGCTGACCCCACGCGTGGTTAATCAGGCGGTAGGCAAAAGGTTGCTGGAGGAGATGGCGTGGTATGACGACTATCTTAATCAGGGCAAAACCGACCGCAGCGCAAATCCTTCTCCGGGGAACAAGAAAGGCGGACTGGCGAATGTGGTGGAAAAAGCGCTCGGCTCAATTGCTAAATCCGGACGCAGTGCAATTGCCGAAGTGCTGTCGCCGGGTCAGCGGCCAACGCAGCGCGGATTAATCTACGCGGCGACGCCAGCCAGCGACTTTGTCTGCGGTACCCAACAGATGGCGTCCGGCATTACCTTGCAGGTGTTTACCACCGGGCGCGGTACGCCGTACGGACTGGCGGCGATTCCGGTGATCAAAATGGCGACGCGCAATGCGCTGTTTGAGCGCTGGCACGATTTGATGGATATTAACGCTGGCACCATCGCCACCGGTGAAGAGAGCATTGAACAAGTCGGCTGGCGGCTGTTTGAGCTGATTCTGGATATTGCCAGCGGCAGAAAACAGACATGGTCCGATCGCTGGGGGATCCGCAATGCACTGGCGGTGTTTAACCCGGCACCGGTAACCTGA
- a CDS encoding flavodoxin: protein MAQVGIFVGTVYGNALLVAEEADAILQEAGHQVQIFDEASLSDWQQYSDKVALIVTSTTGQGDFPDSIAALFHGIKDQLGHQPQLQYGVIALGDSSYDNFCGAGKHFDQLLQEQGAKRIGELLTIDATEDPEPEIVTSPWVEAWAKLI from the coding sequence ATGGCGCAGGTCGGTATTTTTGTCGGGACCGTTTACGGTAATGCTCTGCTGGTAGCGGAAGAGGCGGATGCCATTCTGCAGGAAGCCGGACATCAGGTGCAGATTTTTGACGAGGCGAGCCTCAGTGACTGGCAGCAGTACAGCGATAAAGTGGCGCTGATTGTGACCTCCACCACCGGTCAGGGCGATTTCCCGGACAGCATCGCCGCACTGTTCCATGGGATTAAAGATCAGCTGGGCCATCAGCCGCAGCTGCAATATGGTGTGATTGCGCTGGGCGACAGCAGCTATGACAACTTCTGCGGTGCGGGCAAACATTTTGATCAGTTGCTGCAGGAGCAGGGGGCAAAGCGCATCGGTGAACTGTTAACCATTGATGCAACAGAAGATCCGGAACCGGAAATTGTCACCTCGCCGTGGGTTGAAGCCTGGGCGAAACTGATTTAG
- the truC gene encoding tRNA pseudouridine(65) synthase TruC, which produces MLEIIYQDEHLVAVNKPAGWLVHRSWLDRKEKVVVMQTVRDQIGQHVFTAHRLDRPTSGVLLMGLSSEVGRLLSQQFEQHQMQKTYHALLRGWLDGEARLDYPLTEELDKIADKFASGDNGPKSAITDYRSLAQVEMPFAIGRYDCARYTLAELQPHTGRKHQLRRHMSHLRHPIIGDSAHGDLKQNRGAAHYFGCQRLMLHASSLALNHPVTGEPLVIRAGLDQVWQNMMSQFGWQDCLPEVPRVEFVAAASQDSAPI; this is translated from the coding sequence ATGCTGGAAATTATTTATCAGGATGAGCATCTGGTGGCGGTGAATAAACCCGCTGGCTGGCTGGTGCATCGCAGCTGGCTGGATCGCAAAGAGAAAGTGGTGGTGATGCAGACGGTGCGTGACCAGATTGGTCAGCATGTGTTTACCGCCCATCGTCTCGATCGCCCGACCTCGGGCGTGTTGCTGATGGGGCTGTCGAGTGAAGTCGGCCGGCTGTTGTCGCAACAGTTCGAGCAGCATCAGATGCAAAAAACCTATCATGCGCTGCTGCGTGGCTGGCTGGATGGTGAGGCGCGGCTGGATTATCCGCTGACCGAAGAGCTGGATAAAATTGCGGATAAATTTGCCAGCGGTGATAACGGACCGAAGTCAGCGATCACCGATTATCGTTCGCTGGCGCAGGTCGAGATGCCGTTTGCCATTGGTCGCTACGACTGCGCGCGCTACACGCTGGCAGAACTGCAACCGCACACCGGGCGTAAACATCAGCTGCGTCGTCATATGTCGCATCTGCGTCATCCCATTATTGGTGACAGCGCCCATGGCGATCTCAAACAGAACCGCGGTGCGGCACACTATTTTGGCTGTCAGCGCCTGATGCTGCACGCCAGCAGTCTCGCGTTAAACCATCCGGTTACCGGTGAACCGCTGGTGATCCGCGCCGGTCTGGATCAGGTCTGGCAAAATATGATGTCGCAATTTGGCTGGCAGGATTGTCTGCCTGAGGTGCCGAGGGTTGAGTTTGTCGCGGCGGCAAGTCAGGATAGTGCACCAATTTAA
- a CDS encoding YqcC family protein has product MSLEQQVRQRLLDVAQVMHDNGMWQGHAPDTAAFNSTEPFCVDTMLPLEWLQWVLLPRMQALLDSDTPLPANFALTPYYEMALEASVPGRLLLLSQLQALDDLFTDSAN; this is encoded by the coding sequence ATGAGCCTTGAACAACAGGTGCGCCAGCGTTTGCTGGACGTGGCGCAGGTCATGCACGATAACGGTATGTGGCAGGGACATGCACCGGATACTGCAGCCTTTAACAGCACCGAGCCTTTCTGCGTGGACACTATGCTGCCGCTGGAGTGGTTGCAGTGGGTGTTGTTGCCGCGTATGCAGGCGCTGCTCGACAGTGATACGCCACTGCCGGCAAATTTTGCCCTGACGCCTTATTATGAAATGGCGCTGGAAGCCAGTGTTCCCGGACGTCTGCTGCTGCTGAGCCAGCTGCAAGCGTTAGATGATCTTTTTACGGACAGCGCGAACTGA
- the syd gene encoding SecY-interacting protein, translating to MEETTQALQDFTARYCALWQQECGHLPASEALYGIASPCVAETLSGVIYWQPQPFTLAKNLAAVERALDLRLQPAVIDFYTTQFAADMSARIGGRELSLVQVWSEEDFVRVQENLIGHLVMKRRLKHSPTLFIATTESELEVVSLCNISGEVILEQLGTQKRDVLASSLPEFLTLIQAVR from the coding sequence ATGGAAGAGACCACGCAAGCGTTGCAAGATTTCACCGCCCGTTACTGTGCGCTGTGGCAACAGGAGTGCGGTCATCTGCCCGCCAGCGAGGCGTTGTACGGCATCGCCTCTCCCTGTGTGGCGGAAACCCTGTCGGGGGTGATTTACTGGCAGCCGCAGCCCTTTACGCTGGCCAAAAATCTTGCCGCCGTTGAGCGTGCGCTGGATCTGCGCCTGCAACCGGCAGTGATTGATTTTTACACCACCCAATTTGCTGCGGATATGAGTGCGCGCATCGGTGGACGTGAGTTAAGCCTGGTGCAGGTGTGGAGTGAAGAGGATTTTGTTCGGGTACAGGAAAATCTGATTGGCCATCTGGTGATGAAACGCCGCCTGAAACATTCACCCACGCTGTTTATCGCCACTACCGAGTCAGAATTAGAGGTGGTTTCGCTGTGCAATATCAGCGGGGAAGTGATCCTGGAGCAGCTGGGTACACAAAAACGCGACGTGCTCGCGTCATCACTGCCAGAGTTTCTTACGCTAATACAAGCTGTTAGATAA
- the queF gene encoding NADPH-dependent 7-cyano-7-deazaguanine reductase QueF (Catalyzes the NADPH-dependent reduction of 7-cyano-7-deazaguanine (preQ0) to 7-aminomethyl-7-deazaguanine (preQ1) in queuosine biosynthesis): protein MSTHDQHQALHGLTLGKPTEYHDNYDASLLQAVPRSMNREPLGLYPDSLPFTGADIWTLYELSWLNSKGVPQVAVGEVELNASSLNLIESKSFKLYLNSFNQTSFADWGVVRQTLERDLQACAQGDVRVALFRLQEVEGQPIGHFSGTCIDEQDITIDNYQFNADYLAQATAQEVVEETLVSHLLKSNCLITHQPDWGSVQIRYRGPRIDREALLRYLVSFRHHNEFHEQCVERIFNDIQRFCQPEQLSVYARYTRRGGLDINPWRTNTDFSPSRSRLVRQ, encoded by the coding sequence ATGTCTACACACGATCAGCATCAGGCTTTGCACGGCCTGACCTTAGGTAAGCCGACAGAATATCACGATAATTACGATGCCAGTTTATTGCAGGCCGTTCCGCGCAGCATGAACCGCGAACCACTGGGCCTCTATCCGGATAGCCTGCCCTTCACCGGTGCTGATATCTGGACCCTGTATGAACTGTCATGGCTGAACAGCAAAGGCGTGCCGCAAGTTGCCGTCGGCGAAGTGGAGCTGAATGCCAGCAGCCTGAATCTGATAGAGTCGAAAAGCTTTAAGCTCTACCTGAACAGCTTTAATCAGACATCGTTCGCCGACTGGGGTGTAGTGCGTCAGACGCTCGAACGCGATCTGCAAGCCTGTGCGCAGGGTGACGTGCGTGTGGCGCTGTTCCGCCTGCAGGAAGTGGAAGGCCAGCCGATCGGCCATTTCAGCGGCACCTGCATTGATGAGCAGGATATTACTATCGATAACTACCAGTTTAACGCCGACTATCTGGCGCAGGCTACAGCGCAAGAAGTGGTGGAAGAGACGCTGGTCAGCCATCTGCTGAAATCAAATTGCCTGATTACCCATCAGCCCGACTGGGGTTCGGTACAGATCCGCTATCGAGGCCCGCGTATCGACCGCGAAGCGCTGCTGCGCTACCTGGTCTCGTTCCGCCACCATAACGAATTCCATGAGCAGTGCGTCGAGCGTATTTTTAATGATATTCAGCGCTTCTGCCAGCCAGAACAGCTCTCGGTCTATGCACGCTATACCCGTCGTGGCGGGCTGGATATCAACCCGTGGCGCACCAACACCGATTTCTCACCGTCGCGTTCGCGGCTGGTTCGCCAGTAA
- the ppnN gene encoding nucleotide 5'-monophosphate nucleosidase PpnN, with protein MITHISPLGSMDLLSQLEVDMLKRTASSDLYQLFRNCSLAVLNSGSQTDSSHELLSRFESFDINVLRRERGVKLELINPPEEAFVDGRIIRSLQANLFAVLRDILFVNGQITHAERFQHLNQADSIHITNLVFSILRNARALHIGEEPNTVVCWGGHSINATEYQYCRNVGSQLGLRELNICTGCGPGVMEAPMKGAAVGHAQQRYRDGRFIGLTEPSIIAAEPPNPLVNELIIMPDIEKRLEAFVRIAHGIIIFPGGVGTAEEFLYLLGILMNPQNHDQVLPLILTGPKESADYFRVLDEFIVNTVGEEARRYYTIIIDDAAEVARQMKKAMPRVKENRRETGDAYSFNWSIRIAPELQVPFIPTHENMANLNLYPDQPPELLAAALRRAFSGIVAGNVKEMGIREIKEKGRYKLHGDPQMMHRMDDLLQGFVAQHRMKLPGTAYIPCYEIIK; from the coding sequence TTGATTACACATATTAGCCCTCTTGGCTCGATGGATTTGCTCTCGCAGCTGGAAGTCGACATGCTGAAGCGCACAGCCAGTAGTGACCTCTACCAGCTGTTTCGTAACTGCTCACTCGCCGTGCTTAACTCCGGCAGTCAAACCGACAGCAGCCATGAGCTGCTCTCACGCTTTGAAAGCTTTGATATCAATGTGCTGCGCCGCGAACGTGGCGTGAAACTGGAACTGATTAATCCGCCGGAAGAAGCCTTTGTTGATGGCCGAATCATCCGTTCGCTACAGGCCAACCTGTTTGCGGTGCTGCGTGATATTTTGTTTGTTAATGGACAGATCACCCATGCCGAGCGCTTCCAGCATCTGAACCAGGCAGACTCCATCCATATCACGAATCTGGTGTTTTCAATTCTGCGCAATGCACGCGCCCTGCATATTGGCGAAGAGCCAAATACCGTCGTGTGCTGGGGTGGCCACTCCATTAACGCCACTGAGTATCAGTATTGCCGTAATGTCGGTTCGCAGCTGGGTCTGCGTGAACTGAATATCTGTACCGGTTGTGGTCCCGGCGTCATGGAAGCGCCGATGAAAGGCGCGGCGGTGGGTCATGCGCAACAGCGTTATCGCGATGGCCGCTTTATAGGCCTGACTGAGCCATCAATTATTGCCGCCGAACCGCCTAACCCGCTGGTCAATGAGCTGATTATTATGCCGGACATTGAAAAACGGCTGGAAGCCTTTGTGCGTATCGCCCATGGCATCATTATTTTCCCGGGCGGCGTCGGTACCGCAGAAGAGTTCCTCTATCTGCTGGGTATTCTTATGAACCCGCAAAACCATGACCAGGTGTTGCCGCTAATCCTGACCGGGCCGAAAGAGAGCGCCGACTATTTCCGTGTGCTGGACGAGTTTATCGTCAATACGGTGGGTGAAGAGGCGCGTCGTTACTACACCATCATTATTGATGATGCAGCGGAAGTGGCCCGTCAGATGAAAAAAGCCATGCCACGGGTGAAAGAGAACCGCCGTGAGACTGGCGATGCCTACAGCTTTAACTGGTCAATTCGCATTGCGCCAGAGTTGCAGGTACCGTTTATTCCGACTCATGAAAATATGGCTAACCTGAATCTTTACCCTGACCAGCCGCCAGAGTTACTGGCTGCCGCATTGCGCCGGGCATTTTCCGGCATCGTCGCCGGTAATGTGAAAGAGATGGGCATCCGCGAGATTAAAGAAAAAGGGCGCTACAAACTGCATGGTGATCCGCAAATGATGCACCGCATGGACGATTTACTACAGGGATTTGTCGCGCAGCATCGTATGAAGCTGCCGGGTACCGCCTATATCCCCTGTTATGAAATCATTAAGTAA
- the xni gene encoding flap endonuclease Xni, producing the protein MTNHLLIVDALNLIRRIHAVQGSPCQQACVHALQQLLLHTRPTHVVAVFDDDERRDGWRHQLLPDYKAGRPPMPDNLLTEMPLLREAFAAAGVSCWTSPGDEADDLAATLAVKVASGGHQATIVSTDKGYCQLLAPTIFIRDYFQKRWLDMPFIAKEFGVTPQQLTDYWGLAGISSSKIPGVTGIGPKSASQLLAEFGSLAGIYQQLDAVPEKWRNKLEQHREMAFICQQVATLKTDLVLDGNLKELRYQAE; encoded by the coding sequence ATGACTAATCATCTGTTAATTGTTGATGCGCTGAACCTGATTCGACGTATTCATGCTGTGCAGGGTTCCCCCTGCCAGCAGGCCTGTGTCCACGCGCTACAGCAGCTATTACTGCATACCCGTCCGACCCATGTGGTGGCGGTATTTGATGATGACGAACGCCGCGATGGCTGGCGTCATCAGCTATTGCCTGACTACAAAGCCGGACGCCCACCGATGCCGGATAATCTGCTGACGGAAATGCCGCTGCTGCGCGAGGCATTTGCCGCCGCAGGAGTCAGCTGCTGGACGTCACCCGGCGATGAAGCCGACGACCTTGCCGCCACGCTGGCGGTAAAAGTGGCCTCCGGTGGCCATCAGGCAACCATTGTCTCAACGGATAAAGGCTATTGCCAGCTACTGGCGCCGACGATTTTTATTCGCGATTACTTTCAGAAGCGCTGGCTGGATATGCCTTTTATTGCCAAAGAGTTTGGCGTCACCCCGCAACAGCTTACCGATTACTGGGGACTGGCAGGTATCAGCAGCAGTAAAATTCCTGGTGTCACCGGTATCGGACCGAAAAGCGCCAGTCAGTTGCTGGCTGAATTTGGTTCACTGGCGGGCATCTATCAACAACTGGATGCGGTGCCAGAGAAATGGCGCAACAAGCTGGAGCAGCATCGCGAGATGGCCTTTATCTGCCAGCAGGTGGCGACACTGAAAACCGATTTAGTGCTGGATGGTAATCTTAAAGAACTGCGTTATCAGGCAGAATAG
- a CDS encoding DUF943 family protein, whose product MLRVRGEYYLATILIKPSITIKTGKVNYQEDKLASYKNYFIAVILLTPVLFWLLMLPTKIHGVHNIATDKTVVVVNNFPDTDEERIQWWQRHQLTLQSKSGIAASEADYTWLIYDSDYSTASKKDSKLLCFAEMEGRSNCIRKDNLVLRVRYCKNGSVVFNMDYNSSNAREYRQRRGGDDKDIYQVY is encoded by the coding sequence ATGCTGAGAGTTCGGGGAGAGTATTACTTAGCAACCATATTAATTAAACCATCAATAACAATTAAAACAGGAAAGGTAAACTATCAGGAAGATAAATTGGCCTCATATAAAAATTATTTTATTGCTGTAATACTGCTGACGCCGGTACTGTTCTGGCTGCTAATGCTGCCGACCAAAATACATGGGGTGCATAACATTGCCACTGACAAAACAGTGGTAGTGGTGAATAACTTTCCCGATACCGATGAGGAACGTATCCAGTGGTGGCAGCGGCATCAGTTAACGTTGCAGAGTAAGAGTGGCATTGCGGCCAGCGAAGCTGACTACACCTGGCTTATTTATGATTCGGACTATAGCACCGCCAGCAAAAAAGATAGCAAACTACTTTGCTTTGCAGAGATGGAAGGCCGCAGCAATTGTATTCGCAAAGACAATCTGGTGTTACGCGTCAGATATTGCAAAAATGGTAGTGTGGTTTTTAATATGGATTATAACAGCAGCAATGCCAGAGAATACCGGCAGCGCAGAGGTGGTGACGATAAGGATATATATCAGGTTTATTAG